The Chitinophagaceae bacterium genome window below encodes:
- a CDS encoding porin family protein: protein MNKIIYIFCVFLLLTEAKAQLLVGPKIGYNYSTMLFDSKEYTDNYTINGTHGFNIGGVVNYIASKHWSLHSEIFYSQKGRIIENRSDNDWVKNISLFHYLDIPVLFRCSFDLGEQRFYLNAGPLFSFWLGGSGNLSAIELGNQSIDYEYDFTKTDNPKSILENVMAVPNANRFQIGIDAGFGFEFEVFKENLVQVDFRYSYGNTNIGQVKDNTIVGLDKYKENFGGTNQVISISTSFFFFLDVNKALKQGKSTEHIR from the coding sequence ATGAACAAGATTATTTATATTTTTTGTGTATTTCTTTTGCTAACAGAAGCAAAAGCACAACTTTTAGTGGGTCCCAAGATAGGTTATAACTACTCTACAATGTTATTTGATTCTAAGGAATACACAGATAATTATACTATAAACGGGACACATGGATTTAACATCGGAGGAGTGGTAAATTATATAGCATCTAAACATTGGTCTCTGCATTCAGAAATTTTTTATTCTCAAAAAGGGAGAATAATAGAAAATAGGTCTGATAATGATTGGGTAAAGAATATTTCTCTCTTCCATTATTTAGATATACCTGTTCTTTTTAGATGTTCCTTTGATTTAGGGGAACAAAGATTCTACCTCAACGCAGGACCTCTCTTTAGTTTTTGGCTTGGCGGAAGTGGAAATTTATCTGCTATTGAACTGGGGAACCAAAGCATAGATTATGAATATGATTTTACCAAAACAGACAATCCAAAGTCCATTTTAGAAAATGTGATGGCTGTTCCTAATGCAAATCGATTTCAAATAGGAATAGATGCAGGGTTTGGCTTTGAATTTGAGGTGTTTAAAGAGAACTTGGTTCAGGTAGATTTTAGATATAGCTACGGAAATACGAATATAGGACAAGTAAAAGACAATACTATAGTGGGATTAGATAAATATAAAGAAAATTTTGGAGGTACAAATCAGGTGATATCTATATCAACGTCGTTTTTCTTCTTTCTTGATGTAAATAAAGCACTGAAACAAGGAAAAAGCACGGAACATATACGATAA
- a CDS encoding head GIN domain-containing protein, translated as IKTEVENGILTIDIKKKISSNTTIKMLVEYSEEMDFLDMSGASTVKGESLLQSKNMKLDVSGAGDITLSVECENLKVDMSGASTLVLSGKASKQSVDASGAGSYEALDLECDITSIESSGACSIYVVARKELKGDCSGAGVIKYKGSPERLSVEISGAGSIKKVD; from the coding sequence AATTAAAACAGAGGTAGAGAATGGAATACTCACCATAGATATAAAAAAGAAAATCAGTAGTAATACTACCATAAAAATGTTGGTAGAGTATAGCGAAGAAATGGATTTTCTTGATATGTCAGGTGCTTCTACGGTAAAAGGAGAGTCGCTTTTACAATCTAAAAATATGAAATTAGATGTAAGCGGTGCGGGTGATATTACTTTATCTGTGGAATGTGAAAATTTGAAAGTAGATATGTCAGGTGCTTCTACTCTTGTTCTGTCAGGGAAAGCATCCAAGCAATCTGTAGATGCTTCGGGTGCAGGGTCTTACGAGGCATTGGATTTAGAATGTGACATTACTTCTATAGAATCTTCGGGTGCATGCTCTATTTATGTAGTGGCGAGAAAAGAATTGAAAGGGGATTGTTCCGGAGCAGGAGTTATAAAATACAAAGGTTCTCCCGAAAGATTATCAGTAGAAATATCGGGTGCGGGTTCTATCAAAAAAGTAGATTAA
- a CDS encoding gliding motility-associated C-terminal domain-containing protein produces MKKYLLCLFFIVKSFPINAQQISVLKRFSVDYSVGCYPLTVHITPHSSSSVLQYVYESGSITIGPITNKKSYTYLVPGKYKILQIEQTSTNPIVDSIIISVHKPTTPQVKPVLCKDFFMSVYIEDTLYDFYRVYYTKTDSVDVRGSHFAAPYNFQYASQLNIRVKGMYAGGNNVCGDTTFIFNTLNSFFSPQIKNAEVVNTGIHDSLIVHTSINPFIFHEIQIQYRNTSFQTIPSKQIQSIFIISNIDSKTEYCLRIRAYDYCEDSFYLSNTVCIPQVQVSFLNKKNEITFPTPQKKITSLQLLRNDSLLITSFDVNANSIYSDSLISCNTAYCYRVKFVYPDSAYSLSKKTCGISQKIQKLPPIKKLYSSFGTDGLALQWDKIESRNPITYHILVDKSDGIFTLFKKTFQNTEVLREFLNSRQSLRFSIQYSDNCDNISPPSSANAPVILTGIKTATNKYLIYWNNYYQFDEGEKMKTLEFLDEKLQIIKAEPLFNENTRTLKIDPDLQNLTSIRIRTESNGNIADTTYSNYFSLVYETEVFIPHAFTPNDDGLNDYFLVVFPTMKDFEMTIFNRWGNIVFHSRQQEVGWGGTFLQQPAPPGVYICIVKGKTQKNEIIEQRSNFLLLRD; encoded by the coding sequence ATGAAAAAATATCTTCTTTGTCTTTTTTTTATTGTTAAGAGCTTCCCTATCAATGCACAACAAATAAGTGTTCTAAAACGTTTTTCTGTTGATTATTCTGTAGGATGTTATCCTCTCACCGTACATATAACCCCTCATTCCTCATCGTCTGTTTTGCAATATGTATATGAATCAGGAAGTATAACAATAGGACCTATAACCAATAAAAAATCTTATACATACCTTGTCCCTGGAAAATATAAAATTCTCCAAATAGAACAAACCTCCACCAATCCTATAGTGGATTCTATAATTATATCCGTTCATAAACCCACTACACCTCAAGTAAAACCTGTCTTATGCAAAGATTTTTTTATGAGTGTGTATATAGAAGATACTCTCTATGATTTTTATAGGGTGTATTATACTAAAACTGATTCCGTAGATGTGAGAGGATCTCATTTTGCAGCTCCTTATAATTTTCAATATGCTTCCCAATTAAATATAAGAGTAAAGGGAATGTACGCAGGCGGAAATAATGTATGCGGGGATACTACTTTTATTTTTAACACCCTCAATTCTTTTTTTTCTCCACAAATAAAGAATGCCGAAGTAGTGAATACAGGGATACATGATTCATTGATAGTGCATACTTCTATAAACCCTTTTATTTTCCATGAAATACAGATACAGTACAGAAATACTTCTTTTCAAACTATACCCTCCAAGCAAATCCAGAGTATATTTATTATTTCCAATATAGATTCTAAAACGGAATATTGTCTACGCATAAGAGCGTATGATTACTGTGAAGATTCTTTTTATTTATCCAATACTGTTTGTATTCCACAGGTTCAGGTATCTTTTTTAAACAAAAAAAATGAAATCACATTCCCTACCCCACAAAAAAAAATAACATCATTGCAATTATTGAGAAATGATTCTCTGCTTATTACTTCTTTTGATGTAAATGCAAATAGTATCTATTCCGATTCTCTCATTTCTTGTAATACGGCATACTGTTATAGAGTAAAATTTGTATACCCTGATTCTGCATATTCTCTTTCAAAAAAAACTTGTGGAATATCTCAAAAAATTCAAAAACTTCCCCCTATCAAAAAGCTATATTCTTCATTTGGGACAGATGGGTTAGCATTGCAATGGGATAAAATAGAAAGCAGAAATCCAATAACATATCATATTTTAGTAGATAAAAGTGATGGTATATTTACTCTTTTCAAAAAAACATTTCAGAACACAGAAGTTTTACGTGAATTTCTAAATTCCAGACAATCTCTTCGATTTTCCATTCAATACAGCGATAATTGTGACAATATATCTCCTCCAAGTAGTGCCAATGCCCCCGTAATTCTTACAGGAATAAAAACAGCAACAAACAAATATCTGATATATTGGAATAATTATTATCAATTTGATGAGGGAGAAAAAATGAAAACATTAGAATTTTTGGATGAGAAACTTCAAATTATTAAAGCAGAACCACTTTTTAACGAAAATACAAGAACGCTCAAAATAGACCCCGACCTGCAAAACCTTACTTCTATAAGAATACGAACAGAATCAAACGGAAATATTGCAGATACTACTTATTCAAACTATTTTTCTCTTGTTTATGAAACAGAAGTATTTATTCCTCATGCATTTACTCCTAATGATGACGGGTTAAATGATTATTTTTTAGTCGTTTTTCCTACCATGAAAGATTTTGAAATGACTATTTTTAATAGATGGGGAAATATAGTATTTCATTCTCGACAACAAGAAGTGGGGTGGGGAGGAACATTTCTACAACAACCCGCTCCACCAGGTGTTTATATATGTATTGTGAAAGGAAAAACTCAAAAAAACGAAATTATAGAACAAAGAAGTAATTTTTTATTGCTGAGAGATTGA
- a CDS encoding DUF4105 domain-containing protein, translating to MKKLLFFFFFLNISHTGVCDSFPDSLSSQSVIRIVTFGPSEEELYLAFGHSAVWVKDSVQGLDIVFHYGVFDFQQPHFYLNFARGKLLYKMGVNYYQDFKNHYIGENRSIIYQELNLTGPEKNKLYASLLQNYLPENREYYYNYVTNNCATKIRDVLHSVFQDSLQFTYPFIKKDISFRKLIDIYLPLFPWGDLGIDVSLGSGIDHIITGYDYMFLPDYIFAAFAKATLYSKENKKTLISKTESVYTPFINRTTVYPMWKHPIVVFGILVVIIHWISFLEYFFQKRYRAIDFVTFLIPGLLGVYLFFLAFFTDHTSQYNFNMLWACPIYIPVAFFMLQKRNLPWLQYGMLLNGVFLFCITLFGYFLFQKIDILQMPFLFLFMIRSFLYFLR from the coding sequence ATGAAAAAACTCCTCTTTTTTTTCTTTTTTCTCAATATATCTCACACAGGTGTGTGTGATAGTTTTCCTGATTCACTTTCTTCCCAATCTGTCATTCGTATTGTCACCTTTGGACCATCGGAAGAAGAACTGTATTTAGCATTTGGGCATAGTGCTGTTTGGGTAAAGGACAGTGTGCAAGGATTAGATATTGTTTTTCACTATGGTGTATTTGATTTTCAACAACCACATTTCTATTTGAACTTTGCCAGAGGAAAACTTCTCTATAAAATGGGGGTTAATTATTACCAAGATTTCAAAAACCACTACATTGGTGAAAATAGAAGCATCATATATCAAGAACTCAACCTCACGGGACCAGAAAAAAATAAACTCTACGCATCTCTTCTGCAAAATTATCTCCCTGAAAACAGAGAATACTATTACAATTATGTTACTAATAACTGCGCTACCAAAATAAGAGATGTATTGCATAGTGTTTTTCAGGATTCTCTTCAATTTACTTATCCTTTTATAAAAAAAGACATTTCTTTTAGAAAACTTATAGATATCTATCTACCACTATTCCCTTGGGGAGACTTAGGAATAGATGTTTCCCTTGGAAGCGGTATAGATCACATAATAACGGGATATGATTATATGTTTTTGCCCGATTATATTTTTGCAGCATTTGCAAAAGCAACTCTTTATTCCAAAGAAAATAAAAAAACACTTATATCTAAAACAGAATCTGTTTACACTCCCTTTATTAACAGAACAACCGTATATCCTATGTGGAAGCATCCTATAGTTGTTTTTGGAATTTTGGTAGTCATTATACATTGGATAAGTTTTTTAGAATACTTCTTTCAAAAAAGATATAGAGCAATAGATTTTGTAACCTTTCTCATACCAGGACTATTAGGCGTATATCTCTTTTTTTTAGCGTTTTTTACAGATCATACCTCACAATATAACTTTAACATGCTATGGGCTTGCCCTATATATATACCTGTAGCATTTTTTATGCTTCAAAAGCGAAACCTGCCTTGGCTACAATACGGTATGCTTCTCAATGGAGTGTTTCTATTTTGCATAACTCTCTTTGGATACTTCTTATTTCAAAAAATAGATATACTCCAAATGCCTTTTTTATTTCTTTTTATGATACGATCCTTTCTTTATTTTTTAAGATAG
- a CDS encoding sodium:solute symporter, with translation MNPYISISLIIVYFVFLYFLAHIVSKNATNESFFTGNKNSHWLLVSFGMIGTSLSGVTFVSVPGTVAQNGFSYMQVVFGYVVGYIVIAFVLTPLYYKLKVVSIYNYLQIRFGTIAYKSGAIFFIISRTVGATGRLYLVINVLQVFVVEAIGIPFWATTLVIIGMILLYTFRGGVKTIVYTDVLQTSFMLGGLIFCIFFLLKVLNISVYESFLQLADANYTFLYNDDVNSEKYFWKEFIGGVFIAIAMTGLDQEMMQKNISVKNLHDTQKNIMLLSIIIVCVNFLFLFLGGLLYIYAKQNGLPFMGDDIFPSVAIYHFPAFLSFIFIIALISALFPSADGALTALTSSFCVDILEVHKKKYSESLLSKQRVRVHFIFACIFFLAVLFFKWMNDKSIVYKILVLAGYTYGPLLGLFSFGILTKRSIPNTYIVPFFCMVSVVFSYFLNILIPIFTNGFHIGIELLILNGIITFLLLFVISKKK, from the coding sequence ATGAATCCATATATAAGTATATCACTCATTATTGTATACTTTGTTTTTCTCTACTTTTTAGCCCATATAGTTTCTAAAAACGCTACTAACGAAAGTTTTTTCACAGGAAATAAAAATTCACATTGGCTGCTTGTCTCTTTTGGAATGATAGGAACTTCTCTTTCAGGGGTCACTTTCGTATCTGTGCCAGGGACAGTAGCCCAAAATGGGTTTAGTTATATGCAAGTGGTATTTGGATACGTGGTAGGATATATAGTAATTGCGTTTGTCCTTACTCCTCTCTATTATAAGCTGAAAGTTGTCTCCATATATAATTATTTACAGATTCGTTTTGGAACCATTGCTTACAAAAGCGGAGCTATTTTTTTTATTATATCAAGGACTGTCGGTGCAACAGGGCGACTTTATTTGGTAATAAATGTCTTGCAGGTCTTTGTTGTAGAAGCAATAGGAATACCATTTTGGGCAACAACTTTAGTTATCATAGGAATGATACTGCTCTATACTTTTAGAGGTGGAGTAAAAACAATCGTATATACAGATGTATTACAAACAAGTTTTATGCTGGGGGGTCTTATTTTTTGTATATTTTTTCTTTTAAAAGTATTGAATATCAGTGTATATGAGAGTTTTTTACAATTAGCGGATGCCAATTATACCTTTCTTTATAATGACGATGTAAATAGTGAAAAATATTTTTGGAAAGAATTTATAGGGGGGGTTTTTATAGCAATAGCAATGACGGGCTTAGACCAAGAGATGATGCAAAAAAATATAAGTGTAAAAAATTTACATGATACACAAAAAAATATAATGCTACTCAGTATTATTATAGTATGTGTAAATTTTCTATTTCTTTTTTTGGGAGGACTATTATATATATATGCGAAACAAAATGGCTTACCTTTTATGGGAGATGATATATTTCCGAGTGTAGCAATCTATCATTTTCCTGCATTTCTTTCTTTTATTTTTATCATAGCATTGATTTCGGCACTTTTTCCCAGTGCTGATGGAGCATTAACCGCATTAACCTCTTCTTTTTGCGTGGATATATTGGAAGTACACAAAAAAAAATATTCCGAATCTCTTTTAAGTAAACAAAGAGTCCGAGTTCATTTTATTTTCGCTTGCATTTTTTTTCTTGCTGTTTTATTTTTTAAGTGGATGAACGATAAATCTATCGTGTATAAGATATTAGTATTAGCTGGATACACTTATGGACCGCTTTTAGGACTCTTTTCCTTTGGCATACTCACCAAAAGAAGTATTCCAAATACGTATATCGTTCCATTTTTTTGTATGGTATCGGTTGTATTTTCTTATTTTTTGAACATACTTATCCCCATTTTCACAAATGGTTTCCATATAGGAATAGAATTATTAATTTTAAATGGTATAATTACATTTTTATTACTTTTTGTAATAAGTAAAAAAAAATGA
- the secG gene encoding preprotein translocase subunit SecG: MFYLIIILIIILSGILVLLILGQNSKGGASQMFGGSSANQIFGVKKTGDFLEQATWFCAISIIVLTIATRFFLDTSKKEEGVLSPNIQKAQETTIPNQQPPQ; this comes from the coding sequence ATGTTTTATCTTATAATCATACTTATAATCATATTATCGGGAATTTTGGTTTTGCTTATTTTGGGGCAAAACTCAAAGGGAGGAGCTTCTCAAATGTTTGGTGGTAGTTCTGCAAATCAAATCTTTGGAGTAAAAAAAACAGGGGATTTTTTAGAACAAGCCACTTGGTTCTGTGCCATATCTATTATTGTTTTGACTATTGCTACTCGTTTTTTTTTGGACACTTCTAAAAAAGAAGAAGGGGTATTAAGTCCTAATATTCAAAAAGCACAAGAAACAACCATTCCCAATCAACAACCACCACAGTAA
- a CDS encoding TonB-dependent receptor plug domain-containing protein, giving the protein MNKYIFLLLSLYSHTLYASIKNNNPTDTLKEVLLSDEVVIYSTRSKDKTPMTFSLITNKEIETLNTGIDIPILLQFAPSIVSTSDAGIGIGYTGIRIRGSDNTRINVTINNIPLNDSESHGVFWVNTPDLISSIENIQIQRGVGSSTNGAGAFGGTINLQTNLFTQKNSVEVSNSIGSFASRKHTLILNTGNIYRHWNFETRLSSIASDGYIDRAFSKLYSYYASAGYRNNKLLIKAVTFGGKENTYQAWWGVPEARLKNDTDGILQVIQNNNYSPSQTENILHSGRTFNYYLYKNQTDNYQQNHYQNHTSYLFNPFITAHISLHYTYGTGYYEEWKENEYLQKYNLQLQDTSITHTDIVRQRWLENHFYGIVYNIQYTKNKWDIILGGGANQYKGTHFGKVIWAKNTGNNEINALYYLSPALKNDQNIYLKIHYSPWKKSLLYSDLQIRNIFYLTDGSTNDAKNISVKKEYLFLNPKIGITITLNNQSSLYTSFSVAQREPIRSDFLYADIIPNSEKLYDLEIGYKINFQNWKNEINFYFMNYENQLINTGDINDVGANIRTNTPQSYRLGIEYQGQYSFPKKFLLQYNITASVNKIIAFQEIIFDYDNYTKIKKKFTHTDISFSPSWIASFQGTYYPFKNAEIQILSKFVGKQYLDNTQNETRKISPYFVNDLRMGYTLYSKNIPSLYIGLIIHNILNTQYESNGYTFGYRTAGKHIQENYYYPQAGINFFATLSVKF; this is encoded by the coding sequence ATGAACAAATATATATTTCTTCTACTCTCTTTATATTCTCATACTCTCTACGCTTCTATAAAAAACAATAATCCCACAGATACTCTGAAAGAAGTGCTACTGAGTGATGAAGTCGTTATCTACTCTACCCGGTCAAAAGACAAAACTCCTATGACTTTCTCTCTCATAACGAACAAAGAAATAGAAACATTAAACACAGGGATAGATATACCGATTCTTCTCCAATTTGCACCATCTATAGTTTCCACATCAGATGCAGGTATAGGAATAGGATATACAGGAATCCGTATTCGCGGAAGTGATAATACCCGAATAAATGTTACTATAAACAATATTCCTCTCAATGATTCTGAATCGCATGGTGTATTTTGGGTGAATACTCCCGACCTTATATCCTCTATAGAAAATATACAAATCCAAAGAGGAGTCGGCAGCTCCACCAATGGTGCGGGAGCATTTGGGGGAACCATAAATTTACAAACAAACCTCTTTACTCAAAAAAACTCTGTAGAAGTGAGTAATTCCATAGGATCTTTTGCCTCCAGAAAGCATACTCTCATCTTAAATACAGGGAATATTTATCGTCACTGGAACTTTGAAACACGACTTTCTTCTATAGCATCCGATGGATATATAGACAGAGCATTCTCCAAACTGTATTCTTATTACGCTTCAGCGGGATATCGTAATAATAAACTTCTTATCAAAGCCGTTACATTTGGTGGAAAAGAAAATACTTACCAAGCATGGTGGGGAGTTCCCGAAGCACGACTCAAAAATGATACAGATGGGATACTCCAAGTAATACAGAATAATAATTATTCTCCATCCCAAACAGAAAATATACTTCACAGTGGAAGAACTTTTAACTATTACCTTTATAAAAATCAAACAGATAATTACCAACAAAATCATTACCAAAATCATACTTCATACCTATTCAACCCTTTTATAACCGCTCATATATCGCTTCATTACACATACGGAACGGGATATTATGAAGAATGGAAAGAAAACGAATACCTCCAAAAATACAATTTACAACTACAAGATACCTCCATAACCCACACAGATATTGTCCGCCAACGCTGGTTAGAAAATCACTTCTACGGAATCGTATATAACATTCAATATACAAAAAATAAATGGGATATAATCCTCGGCGGAGGAGCAAACCAATACAAAGGAACACATTTTGGAAAAGTTATATGGGCAAAGAACACTGGAAATAATGAAATAAATGCATTGTATTACCTCTCCCCTGCTCTCAAAAATGACCAAAATATCTATCTGAAAATACACTATAGCCCATGGAAAAAGTCCCTCTTATACTCCGACCTACAAATACGAAATATCTTTTACCTCACAGATGGTAGCACCAACGATGCAAAAAACATATCTGTAAAAAAAGAATATCTGTTTCTGAATCCCAAAATAGGAATCACTATTACTCTCAATAATCAAAGTTCTTTGTATACCTCATTCAGTGTCGCACAGAGAGAACCTATACGAAGTGACTTTTTATATGCAGATATAATTCCCAATTCCGAAAAACTCTACGACCTTGAAATAGGATATAAAATAAACTTCCAAAACTGGAAAAATGAAATAAACTTCTACTTTATGAACTATGAAAATCAACTCATAAACACAGGAGACATAAATGACGTAGGAGCAAACATAAGAACTAATACCCCTCAAAGCTATAGATTAGGAATAGAATACCAGGGGCAGTACTCTTTTCCAAAAAAATTCTTACTACAATACAACATAACCGCAAGTGTCAATAAAATAATTGCTTTCCAAGAAATTATTTTTGATTATGATAACTATACAAAAATAAAAAAAAAATTCACTCATACAGATATTTCCTTTTCCCCCTCGTGGATAGCATCATTCCAAGGCACCTATTATCCATTTAAGAATGCAGAAATACAAATCCTCTCCAAATTTGTAGGAAAACAATATTTAGATAATACCCAAAACGAAACCCGAAAAATTTCTCCTTACTTTGTGAATGACCTCAGAATGGGATACACTCTCTATTCTAAAAATATTCCATCTCTCTATATAGGACTCATCATACATAATATACTCAATACACAATACGAATCGAATGGATATACTTTTGGATATCGAACCGCAGGCAAACATATACAAGAAAATTATTATTACCCTCAAGCAGGAATCAATTTTTTTGCTACACTTTCTGTCAAATTTTAA
- a CDS encoding polyprenyl synthetase family protein, with amino-acid sequence MDLQEIKRPIEQELEQFDRAFKNIQKSNIFLLDTITGYILKRKGKQIRPILVFLSAGLCGKIDSVSLRGAALIELLHTATLVHDDVVDDSQYRRGFFSVNALWKNKIAVLVGDFLLSRGLLLSLEHKDYDLLEIISFAVKEMSEGELLQVEKTKTLDITEEIYYNIIKKKTATLLIACCEIGAVSAKASPDMIAQIKLLGEKIGVIFQLKDDIFDYQTTNFIGKPTEIDIKEKKITLPLIYALRNAKHGEQQRILHIIKYKNQDSDKRKEVIQFVKEQKGIEYTQNAIDTYYQDASHILELFPNSEYKTSMEKLILYLVQRNI; translated from the coding sequence ATGGATTTACAAGAAATAAAAAGACCTATTGAGCAAGAATTAGAACAATTTGATAGAGCATTTAAAAATATTCAAAAGAGTAATATCTTTTTATTAGATACGATAACGGGATATATTCTAAAAAGAAAGGGAAAACAAATAAGACCAATTCTTGTTTTTTTAAGTGCGGGGCTGTGTGGAAAAATAGATTCCGTTTCTTTGCGAGGAGCGGCATTGATAGAACTATTACATACGGCGACACTTGTTCACGATGATGTGGTAGATGATTCCCAGTATCGGCGAGGTTTTTTCTCTGTGAATGCTCTTTGGAAAAATAAGATAGCTGTTTTAGTCGGGGATTTCCTTCTCTCTCGAGGTCTCCTATTATCTTTGGAACATAAGGATTATGATTTATTAGAAATAATTTCTTTTGCGGTAAAAGAGATGAGTGAAGGAGAGTTATTGCAAGTAGAAAAGACAAAAACCTTAGATATTACAGAAGAAATATATTATAATATAATAAAAAAAAAAACTGCTACTCTTCTCATCGCCTGTTGTGAAATAGGAGCTGTTTCTGCCAAAGCATCTCCCGATATGATCGCTCAAATAAAATTGTTAGGAGAGAAAATTGGGGTTATTTTTCAATTAAAAGATGATATATTTGATTATCAAACGACAAATTTTATTGGAAAACCAACAGAAATAGATATAAAAGAAAAAAAAATTACTCTCCCTCTTATTTATGCCCTTAGAAATGCGAAACACGGAGAACAACAAAGGATACTGCACATCATAAAATATAAAAACCAAGATTCTGATAAAAGAAAAGAAGTCATACAATTTGTAAAAGAACAGAAAGGAATTGAATATACACAAAACGCTATAGATACCTACTACCAAGATGCTTCGCATATTTTAGAACTATTTCCAAACTCAGAATATAAAACATCCATGGAAAAATTAATTCTCTATTTAGTTCAAAGAAATATCTAA